The Burkholderia latens genome segment GGGGCGTCGCTTTCGGGGCCGCCAGGCGAGGCCTCGTGCGGTGGCGCGTCGAGCGCCGTTTCGCCTTCCTCGATCAGCCAGTAGCGCGAAGCGCCGTAGTACGCGTGCACCGCTTCGGCCCAGCCCGGATCGGCCATTGCCGGCCAGTGGTCCTTGTCGAAGCCCGGCGCCGCGCGCACGCGCTCCGTCGGCACGGGCAGCACGAAGCAGCGGCGCTCGACGTCGAGCGTCAGCAGGCTCCACGGCACCGCGAGCAGCTTGTCGCCGATCCCGAGAAAGCCGCCCGACGACACGACCGCGTATGCGATCCGGCCGGCGCGCACGTCGAGCATGATGTTCGTGACCTTGCCGATGTCGTCGCCGTCGATCGTCAGCACGCGATCGTCTTCGAGC includes the following:
- a CDS encoding PRC-barrel domain-containing protein, coding for MTTDTPSRIVGDTGRSSGGPGPDVMAAGTLEDDRVLTIDGDDIGKVTNIMLDVRAGRIAYAVVSSGGFLGIGDKLLAVPWSLLTLDVERRCFVLPVPTERVRAAPGFDKDHWPAMADPGWAEAVHAYYGASRYWLIEEGETALDAPPHEASPGGPESDAPRR